The following proteins are encoded in a genomic region of Candidatus Leptovillus gracilis:
- a CDS encoding methyltransferase domain-containing protein: MNRAIRQLGDELKYWTQRDWAMADVEAYFDWLAADYDEINKGADSYFRRFTDTLRLADLPDGAHFLDFQARSGNGTAEFFKAGKVGTAVCADVSREMGKICLERVHAAGLQAVRWVHITDYNWPFASGEFDIALCLESIEHFSKPYYLLHELSRVTKPGGALILSTPNVFWEPMHALAAITGLHHSEGPHRFLGYGRLQSMIRDVGFHIEHSETTVLIPAGPDWFINLGYWIEERTKNTLMPLVGLRRLFICRKRGIGD; this comes from the coding sequence ATGAACAGAGCAATCAGACAACTAGGCGATGAATTGAAGTATTGGACGCAGCGCGATTGGGCGATGGCTGACGTGGAGGCGTATTTCGATTGGCTGGCGGCCGATTACGACGAGATTAACAAAGGCGCAGACTCTTATTTCCGCCGCTTCACCGATACGCTGCGTCTGGCCGATTTGCCGGACGGGGCGCATTTTCTCGATTTTCAGGCGCGGTCGGGCAATGGCACGGCCGAGTTTTTTAAGGCGGGTAAGGTGGGCACGGCCGTTTGCGCCGATGTTTCCCGCGAGATGGGCAAAATTTGCCTGGAACGGGTGCACGCCGCCGGGCTGCAAGCTGTGCGCTGGGTCCACATCACCGACTATAACTGGCCTTTTGCCAGCGGCGAATTCGATATTGCGTTGTGTCTGGAAAGCATTGAGCATTTTTCCAAACCATACTACCTGCTGCATGAACTCTCGCGTGTCACCAAACCGGGCGGCGCACTGATCCTCAGCACGCCCAACGTCTTTTGGGAGCCGATGCACGCCCTGGCGGCGATCACCGGCCTACACCATTCGGAAGGGCCACACCGCTTTTTGGGCTACGGCCGTCTTCAATCCATGATCCGCGACGTCGGTTTCCACATCGAACACAGCGAAACTACCGTCCTCATCCCGGCCGGCCCGGACTGGTTCATCAACCTGGGCTACTGGATTGAGGAGCGCACGAAAAACACCCTGATGCCGCTGGTTGGTTTGCGGCGGTTGTTTATTTGCCGGAAGAGGGGGATTGGAGATTAG
- a CDS encoding type II toxin-antitoxin system RelE/ParE family toxin has protein sequence MIKSFKSKEAEKVFNRLFSRRLPQNIQSTAYRKLAFLHSAKDLNDLLLPPSNRLERLQGDRQGQYSIRINDQWRVCFEWLDGDAYEVEIVDYHK, from the coding sequence ATGATTAAATCCTTCAAGTCGAAAGAAGCGGAAAAGGTGTTTAATCGTCTCTTTTCTCGCAGGCTTCCACAAAACATTCAATCAACTGCTTATCGGAAATTGGCCTTTTTGCATTCAGCCAAAGACTTGAACGATTTGCTTCTCCCGCCCTCGAATCGGTTGGAAAGGCTGCAAGGTGATCGACAAGGACAGTACAGTATTCGCATCAATGATCAGTGGCGCGTTTGCTTCGAATGGCTAGATGGTGATGCTTATGAAGTCGAAATTGTGGACTATCACAAATAA
- a CDS encoding HigA family addiction module antidote protein yields the protein MTQQKIPPVHPGEVLLEDFLKPLGISQYRLAKEMNVYPRKINEIVHGQRAITADTALRLSRYFGTSAELWMNLQSLYDLEKTRDEIEVQLEEEVTPLIRDDLNLALT from the coding sequence ATGACCCAACAGAAAATTCCTCCGGTACATCCTGGTGAAGTTTTGCTCGAAGATTTCCTCAAGCCATTGGGCATCAGCCAGTATCGGCTGGCAAAAGAAATGAACGTTTATCCGCGTAAAATCAATGAAATTGTTCATGGACAGCGGGCGATTACGGCCGATACCGCTCTACGTCTGAGCCGTTACTTTGGCACGTCCGCAGAACTCTGGATGAATTTGCAGTCGCTTTACGACCTGGAAAAGACGCGCGACGAAATTGAGGTCCAGCTTGAGGAAGAAGTCACTCCACTGATTCGTGACGATCTTAATCTTGCCCTGACGTAA
- a CDS encoding type II toxin-antitoxin system VapC family toxin, translating to MSDAPYFLDVNVPMYAAGKEHLYKESCVWVLTEIANGRLEIVISTEIIQEILYRYGALGQAQMGVQLAQNLMDLIPNMLPVTVEDMKTAVALFAEYASKGVKARDVVHTAVMHTHQLTHIISTDSHFDQIDGITRLDPRDMFAGG from the coding sequence ATGAGTGATGCACCCTACTTCTTGGACGTGAATGTGCCAATGTACGCGGCTGGTAAAGAGCATCTGTATAAGGAATCTTGCGTTTGGGTGCTGACGGAAATCGCCAACGGCCGTTTAGAAATCGTCATTAGTACCGAAATCATTCAGGAAATCTTGTATCGTTACGGAGCTTTAGGGCAGGCCCAAATGGGAGTACAACTGGCGCAGAATCTCATGGATTTGATTCCCAACATGCTGCCTGTGACGGTTGAGGATATGAAAACGGCCGTTGCTCTCTTTGCTGAGTATGCGTCAAAAGGGGTGAAAGCGCGGGATGTGGTACATACGGCCGTTATGCACACGCACCAGCTCACCCACATCATCTCCACGGACAGTCACTTCGACCAGATTGACGGCATCACCCGCCTGGACCCGCGTGATATGTTCGCTGGTGGATGA
- the amrS gene encoding AmmeMemoRadiSam system radical SAM enzyme produces the protein MNALLNDTISTVYWHKLADGRIQCDVCPRECKLHNGQRGLCFVRLAQDDQIVLTTYGRSSGFCIDPIEKKPLNHFCPGTAVLSFGTAGCNLACKFCQNWDISKSREFDTLADQAAPQTIARAAQELGCRSVAYTYNDPTIFLEYAIDVAQACHERGIYSVAVTAGYINEPARRDLYRHMDAANIDLKGFTEKFYQQLCAGSLSPVLDTLLYLRHETAVWLEITTLLIPGQNDSNAELDALTRWVVDELGPDVPLHFTAFHPDYKMMDTPPTPPATLTRARHIAQANGVRYAYTGNVHDGAGGSTYCHACGEKLIGRDWYVLKEWNLAGDGRCRFCHTPCAGHFDPQPGKWGARRQPVRI, from the coding sequence ATGAATGCACTCCTAAACGACACGATTTCAACCGTTTACTGGCACAAGCTGGCTGACGGCCGTATCCAATGCGACGTTTGCCCACGCGAATGTAAGTTACACAACGGGCAGCGCGGCCTGTGTTTTGTGCGCCTGGCCCAGGACGACCAGATTGTGCTGACGACTTACGGCCGTTCCAGCGGCTTTTGCATAGACCCCATCGAGAAAAAACCGCTCAACCACTTTTGTCCCGGCACGGCCGTTTTGTCTTTTGGCACGGCCGGCTGCAACCTGGCTTGCAAATTCTGCCAGAACTGGGACATCAGCAAATCGCGCGAATTTGACACGCTGGCCGATCAGGCCGCGCCGCAAACCATCGCCCGCGCCGCCCAAGAACTGGGCTGCCGCAGCGTCGCCTACACCTACAACGATCCCACCATCTTTCTGGAATATGCCATAGACGTGGCCCAGGCGTGCCACGAACGGGGCATTTATTCCGTGGCCGTGACGGCCGGTTACATCAACGAACCGGCGCGGCGCGACCTGTACCGCCACATGGACGCCGCCAACATAGATCTGAAAGGCTTTACCGAGAAGTTTTACCAGCAGTTGTGCGCCGGCAGCCTGTCACCGGTGTTGGATACCCTGCTATATCTGAGACATGAAACGGCCGTCTGGCTGGAGATCACCACTCTGCTCATTCCGGGGCAAAACGACAGCAATGCCGAGCTGGACGCGCTGACGCGCTGGGTGGTGGACGAACTAGGGCCAGACGTGCCGCTGCACTTCACCGCCTTTCACCCCGACTACAAAATGATGGACACCCCGCCCACCCCGCCGGCCACCCTGACCCGCGCCCGCCATATCGCCCAGGCCAACGGCGTGCGTTACGCCTACACCGGCAACGTCCACGATGGCGCGGGCGGCAGCACCTACTGCCACGCCTGCGGCGAAAAGCTGATCGGTCGGGATTGGTATGTGCTGAAAGAGTGGAATTTGGCTGGAGACGGCCGTTGCCGTTTCTGCCACACCCCCTGCGCCGGTCACTTCGACCCGCAGCCGGGGAAATGGGGGGCGCGCCGCCAGCCGGTGAGGATTTAG
- the amrB gene encoding AmmeMemoRadiSam system protein B, translated as MNGKRHISLRTPKSPIAREVVITTVRQPAVAGTFYPARPDELRRMVEEFVGTAVVPPLPTAPKAIIAPHAGYIYSGPTAAAAYAALRQFASQVQRVVLLGPAHTLAFDGLAAPDADSFATPLGEVLLDWAALDSILALPSVQVLPAAHAREHGLEVHLPFLQVVVGGAFRLVPLVVGDVWAEEVTAVLDLLWGGPETLIVISSDLSHYHDYATAQRMDAATAEAIEQLNPAAIGRDQACGRRPIQGLLLAAQMRHLTVHRLDLRNSGDTAGRKERVVGYGAWGFNDSNHSNGRLLTVLARKESVSGRL; from the coding sequence ATGAACGGCAAACGGCACATTTCACTCCGCACTCCGAAATCCCCAATTGCCAGGGAGGTTGTTATCACCACAGTACGCCAACCGGCCGTCGCCGGTACATTTTACCCGGCCCGGCCAGATGAGTTGCGCCGGATGGTGGAGGAGTTTGTAGGCACGGCCGTCGTCCCACCGCTCCCGACCGCGCCCAAAGCCATCATCGCCCCGCACGCCGGGTACATCTACTCTGGGCCGACTGCCGCGGCGGCGTATGCGGCGCTGCGGCAGTTTGCCAGCCAGGTGCAGCGCGTTGTGCTGCTGGGGCCAGCCCACACCCTGGCCTTCGACGGCTTGGCCGCCCCCGACGCCGACAGCTTTGCCACGCCGTTGGGCGAAGTGCTGTTGGATTGGGCGGCGCTGGACAGCATCCTGGCGCTGCCGTCGGTGCAAGTATTGCCCGCCGCCCATGCCCGCGAGCATGGGCTGGAGGTGCATCTGCCGTTTTTGCAGGTGGTGGTGGGTGGGGCGTTTAGGCTGGTTCCGTTGGTGGTGGGCGATGTGTGGGCGGAAGAGGTAACGGCCGTACTCGACCTTCTCTGGGGCGGGCCGGAAACGCTCATCGTCATCAGTTCTGACCTGAGCCATTACCATGATTATGCCACGGCGCAGCGGATGGACGCGGCTACGGCCGAAGCCATTGAGCAGCTTAATCCCGCAGCCATCGGCCGTGATCAGGCGTGTGGGCGGCGGCCCATTCAAGGGTTGCTGCTGGCCGCGCAAATGCGCCATCTAACCGTCCACCGGCTGGATTTGCGCAACTCTGGCGACACGGCCGGGCGGAAGGAGCGGGTGGTGGGTTATGGGGCGTGGGGGTTTAACGATAGCAACCACAGCAACGGTCGCCTGTTAACTGTTTTAGCCCGGAAAGAATCCGTCTCAGGGCGATTGTGA
- a CDS encoding endonuclease/exonuclease/phosphatase family protein, translating to MRLAAYNVENLFDRARVMNLDSWDDGRPILERFAALNSLLGQAVYSSEQKHEMVRLLIELGLEKYDQSHFVMLRRNRGKLLKRPRNGGIEIIANGRADWAGSLELRDEPIDVDAMRNTARVMSDIQADVLGVVEAEDRPGLALFNARILPAIGGVPFRHIMLIDGNDERGIDVGIMTREGFPIGELHSHVDDRLPNGSPMFSRDCPEFTVTTPTGNKVIVMVNHFKSKGYGGQAASDARRKAQAERVKAIYQGLIADGWEFVAVIGDLNDTPGSGPLQPLIANSDLKDAFDHPTFDNGGYPGTFGLCNAENKIDYLLLSPALFEHVQGGGVFRKGMWPGVKPKRWDTYPELCKRNDAASDHAAIWVDIDV from the coding sequence ATGCGACTAGCAGCTTATAACGTGGAAAACTTATTTGATCGCGCCAGGGTAATGAACCTGGATAGTTGGGATGATGGAAGGCCGATTCTCGAGCGGTTCGCCGCGCTCAATTCGCTGCTTGGGCAGGCTGTCTATAGTTCGGAGCAAAAGCACGAGATGGTCAGGCTCCTCATCGAACTGGGCCTGGAAAAATACGATCAGTCACACTTTGTAATGCTCCGTCGTAACAGAGGGAAGCTGCTAAAGCGTCCGCGAAATGGCGGAATTGAAATCATCGCCAACGGCCGCGCAGACTGGGCTGGTTCATTAGAACTTCGCGATGAGCCAATAGACGTAGACGCCATGCGCAATACGGCTCGCGTTATGAGCGACATTCAAGCAGATGTCCTGGGGGTGGTTGAAGCCGAAGACCGGCCTGGTCTGGCTCTGTTCAATGCCCGGATTCTCCCAGCTATCGGTGGAGTTCCGTTTCGCCATATCATGCTCATAGACGGGAACGACGAAAGAGGCATTGACGTGGGCATCATGACGCGAGAAGGCTTCCCTATTGGTGAGCTTCACAGTCATGTGGATGATCGCCTCCCTAATGGTTCTCCTATGTTCTCTCGCGATTGTCCAGAATTTACAGTAACGACACCGACGGGCAATAAAGTTATCGTCATGGTCAATCACTTCAAAAGCAAGGGGTATGGTGGGCAAGCGGCGTCTGACGCACGTCGTAAAGCACAGGCCGAGCGAGTTAAAGCGATTTATCAGGGTTTAATCGCAGACGGATGGGAATTTGTCGCTGTTATTGGCGATCTCAATGACACGCCAGGCAGCGGCCCACTACAACCCCTTATCGCTAACAGCGACCTGAAAGACGCTTTTGACCATCCTACCTTCGACAATGGCGGATATCCTGGCACGTTTGGTTTGTGCAATGCGGAGAACAAGATTGACTACTTGCTTCTTTCACCAGCGCTGTTTGAGCATGTTCAAGGCGGAGGGGTATTTCGCAAAGGCATGTGGCCTGGAGTTAAGCCAAAGCGGTGGGACACGTATCCCGAACTTTGCAAGCGGAATGATGCGGCGTCCGATCACGCTGCTATCTGGGTGGATATTGATGTGTAA
- a CDS encoding patatin-like phospholipase family protein: MIRYRILSLDGGGIRGLLTLVLLQKLDKLVADWLSRVDLIAGTSTGGIIALALAHGLPPGEIRKLYEEKCGVIFDDSWLDDLLDVGNLRGAAYDNKGLRREVRRILGDTKLKDLGKNVLISTFDLDNEAEEPAQRHWKAKYFHNFAGADSDGEALTYQVALYTSAAPSYFPAVDGYVDGGVVTNNPSMAALAQTQDSRAHIENRPALDEIALLSIGTGQQLYRIEGKRLDWGWGNGRGRSSM, encoded by the coding sequence ATGATTCGTTACCGCATTTTATCTTTAGATGGCGGTGGTATTCGTGGCTTGCTTACTTTAGTACTCTTGCAAAAACTCGACAAGCTGGTCGCCGACTGGCTTTCGCGCGTGGATTTAATTGCCGGTACCTCTACCGGCGGCATCATCGCTCTGGCTCTGGCCCATGGATTGCCACCTGGCGAAATCCGCAAACTGTATGAGGAGAAGTGTGGCGTCATTTTCGACGATTCCTGGTTGGACGACTTGCTGGATGTGGGCAACCTGAGAGGCGCGGCGTACGACAATAAAGGGTTACGGCGAGAAGTCAGGCGCATCCTGGGTGATACGAAATTGAAAGACCTGGGGAAAAATGTGTTGATTTCCACGTTTGACCTGGACAATGAGGCTGAAGAACCCGCCCAAAGACACTGGAAAGCCAAATACTTCCACAATTTTGCTGGCGCAGATTCCGATGGCGAAGCGTTGACCTATCAAGTGGCACTCTACACCAGCGCCGCTCCCAGTTACTTTCCGGCCGTTGACGGGTACGTGGATGGCGGCGTGGTGACGAACAACCCAAGCATGGCCGCCCTGGCCCAGACCCAGGATTCGCGCGCGCATATTGAAAATCGGCCGGCGCTGGACGAGATTGCCTTGCTGTCCATTGGCACGGGCCAGCAGTTATATCGAATTGAAGGAAAACGACTCGATTGGGGTTGGGGCAATGGGCGCGGCCGATCATCAATGTGA
- a CDS encoding radical SAM protein: MEDKPLEMPFLKNIGLLMTYKCQVACPHCIIEAGPDRTEEMPCSDLLDWIRQIADYRDGYIKVLSLTGGEPFFNIEVLKSVSEYGAAQGLFVSVVTNAYWATTEREAVRLLGDLPAIRMISISTDMYHQKFIPFARVRNAIAAAETHNIPYTIAVCTENETDRAYQGIIKKLKQVTDEGRILTAVTFRAGRALHKTGSNYETLATPPKSACAAGSSPIIFPDGRITACIGPIIDLTSDHPLVLGDLRKESLATILDCAELNPILHAIRIWGPRRLISLAEDAGLGKELPTEYIKDSTCHACYDLMANDRLRQFYADLKDDEEFVRKVAYGRAYYLCETAMIQSVHDRE, translated from the coding sequence ATGGAAGATAAGCCATTGGAAATGCCTTTTCTAAAAAACATCGGACTACTGATGACATATAAGTGTCAAGTAGCCTGTCCTCACTGCATTATTGAGGCCGGACCAGACCGGACAGAAGAAATGCCATGCAGTGATCTACTTGACTGGATTCGGCAAATTGCTGATTATCGTGATGGATATATCAAGGTTCTTTCACTGACAGGTGGTGAGCCATTCTTCAATATAGAAGTCTTGAAAAGTGTCTCTGAGTATGGTGCAGCTCAGGGGCTGTTTGTTTCTGTTGTCACAAATGCTTATTGGGCAACAACAGAAAGAGAGGCTGTCCGCTTACTTGGAGACCTGCCAGCCATTCGGATGATCTCCATCAGCACTGATATGTATCATCAAAAATTCATCCCTTTTGCCAGGGTCAGGAATGCTATTGCGGCCGCAGAAACTCATAATATTCCTTATACGATAGCTGTATGCACCGAAAATGAGACAGACCGTGCATATCAGGGCATTATCAAGAAGTTAAAGCAAGTTACCGATGAAGGGAGAATTTTAACGGCCGTTACCTTCCGTGCGGGTCGCGCTCTACACAAAACCGGCAGTAACTATGAAACATTAGCTACTCCGCCAAAATCTGCTTGTGCGGCTGGAAGCTCGCCAATAATTTTCCCTGATGGTCGCATCACAGCGTGTATTGGCCCAATCATAGATCTGACCTCTGATCATCCTTTAGTCTTAGGTGATCTGCGGAAAGAGAGTTTGGCGACTATTTTGGACTGTGCCGAGCTTAATCCTATCTTACATGCTATTCGCATTTGGGGGCCACGTCGGCTGATTTCTCTTGCCGAAGACGCTGGTTTAGGCAAGGAACTGCCCACAGAATATATAAAAGATAGCACATGTCACGCATGTTATGATTTGATGGCTAATGATAGGCTGAGGCAATTCTATGCTGATTTAAAGGACGACGAAGAATTCGTTAGAAAAGTTGCTTATGGACGAGCCTATTATCTGTGTGAGACAGCAATGATTCAGTCTGTTCATGACAGAGAGTAG
- a CDS encoding AAA family ATPase, with product MDKLYITLMGQFQMRWQETAVIPLAPPRHQVLLAYLVLHANQVHTRQHLAFTFWPDSNEDQARTNLRKALHHLRHVLPQANQFLLADWHVVRWCEDAPYSLDVAEFATAVAHVHQSTTPADRRHYLETAIHLYQGDLLPGHYDDWVLAHREVLRQQYLECLMQQIQLLEAAREYAAAANFARLLLQADPLHETAYRRLMRLQALGGDRVGALRTYNACAAALQQELSVLPSASTQKAYQLLLTPVASADGQAARLPLVGRTRAWSALQASWRRVMGERPLFTLIRGEAGVGKTRLAEEMLDWTARQGIPALHAAGHALTHNLPYAPIADWLRGAALRQPLRSLADVWLREISRLLPELLVERPDLTPPGPISETWQRERFFTALAQVVLQLPQPFLLFMDDLQWCDVDTLEWFCFLLYFAPEARFLLLGAIREEEVSPHHPLSPLCHDLQHGSSFVQIELGRLEEMAVAELAMHVTGRPLDAVQTAQLYAETEGVPLFVVEMAGSWANNGEWECERLPDKVQALLEERLADLSPMAREVVDLAATIGRSFRFDLLAAASDAPETMLVEALDELCQRRILLEQGADAYIFSHDKLRQAAYASLSCARRRLLRDRVSAALAR from the coding sequence ATGGACAAGCTATATATCACCCTGATGGGTCAATTTCAGATGCGCTGGCAGGAAACGGCAGTTATCCCCCTTGCCCCTCCCCGCCATCAAGTGTTGCTCGCCTACCTGGTCCTGCACGCCAACCAGGTACATACACGTCAACATCTAGCCTTCACCTTCTGGCCTGACTCTAACGAGGATCAGGCCCGCACCAATTTGCGTAAAGCCTTGCACCATCTACGGCATGTGCTACCACAAGCTAACCAATTCCTTCTAGCGGATTGGCATGTGGTGAGATGGTGCGAGGATGCGCCTTATAGCCTTGATGTGGCGGAGTTCGCAACGGCCGTTGCCCACGTCCACCAGTCCACCACTCCCGCCGACCGACGGCATTATCTGGAAACAGCCATTCACCTCTACCAGGGCGATCTGCTCCCCGGCCATTACGACGACTGGGTTCTGGCTCACCGCGAAGTACTGCGGCAGCAATATCTTGAATGCCTGATGCAGCAAATTCAACTCCTTGAAGCAGCACGAGAGTATGCGGCAGCAGCCAATTTTGCCCGGCTGCTGCTGCAAGCCGATCCGCTGCACGAGACCGCCTATCGTCGCCTGATGCGCTTGCAGGCGCTTGGCGGCGACCGGGTCGGGGCGCTGCGCACCTATAACGCCTGCGCCGCTGCCTTGCAGCAGGAGCTGAGCGTCCTTCCCAGCGCTTCTACTCAGAAGGCGTACCAGCTATTGCTGACGCCGGTAGCGTCGGCAGATGGTCAGGCAGCGCGGCTCCCACTTGTTGGGCGGACGCGGGCCTGGTCGGCTTTGCAGGCAAGCTGGCGGCGGGTGATGGGGGAACGGCCGTTGTTCACCTTGATTCGCGGTGAGGCGGGCGTTGGCAAAACACGCCTGGCCGAAGAGATGCTGGATTGGACGGCGCGGCAGGGCATCCCGGCACTACACGCTGCCGGGCACGCGCTCACTCACAACCTCCCCTACGCTCCCATCGCCGATTGGCTGCGGGGCGCGGCTTTGCGCCAGCCGTTGCGCAGCCTGGCCGATGTCTGGCTGCGCGAAATTAGCCGCCTGCTGCCAGAATTGCTGGTGGAACGGCCCGACCTGACTCCGCCCGGTCCCATCAGCGAGACGTGGCAGCGAGAGCGCTTCTTCACTGCTTTGGCCCAGGTGGTTTTGCAGCTTCCTCAGCCCTTTTTGCTATTCATGGATGATCTGCAGTGGTGCGATGTAGACACGCTGGAATGGTTCTGCTTTCTGCTGTACTTTGCGCCAGAAGCGCGTTTTTTACTCCTGGGCGCGATCCGGGAGGAAGAGGTGTCCCCCCACCACCCGCTCAGCCCGCTGTGCCACGACTTGCAGCACGGCAGCAGTTTTGTGCAGATTGAATTGGGGCGTCTGGAGGAAATGGCCGTTGCCGAGTTGGCGATGCACGTGACCGGACGGCCGTTGGATGCCGTGCAAACGGCGCAGTTGTATGCGGAAACGGAAGGCGTGCCGCTGTTTGTGGTGGAGATGGCCGGGAGTTGGGCTAATAATGGGGAGTGGGAGTGTGAGCGATTGCCGGATAAGGTACAGGCGCTGCTTGAGGAAAGGCTGGCGGATTTGTCGCCAATGGCGCGCGAAGTGGTGGATCTGGCAGCGACGATTGGTCGTTCTTTTCGTTTCGACCTGCTGGCGGCGGCCAGCGACGCGCCGGAGACAATGCTGGTGGAGGCGCTGGACGAACTGTGCCAGCGGCGCATTCTGCTGGAGCAGGGGGCGGACGCCTATATCTTCAGCCACGACAAGCTGCGCCAGGCAGCTTATGCTTCTTTGAGCTGTGCCAGACGACGGCTGCTGCGCGACCGGGTCAGCGCGGCCCTTGCCAGGTGA